CCTCGAATCCCGTAACGTGTCCTCCCGCGGTGCGATCGTCAGAGATGAAATGTAGATGGAATCCCGCGATGTTGAAGCCATTGCTACAGCCAGGCGACCAGAATCCAAAGAGGAGGCCTCGAACATTGTGGGCAGATTGTAGTTGCTGGCGTCTCGACAAGTCGAATAATGGCTGCTTTTCTCTAAGCGGCGCGGGCATAACTCGGAAGGCCACCTGATTGAACACACCGTCCACGCggacagagagaaaagaattcTGTTttgaaggaagaagaggtgcGAGTGCCGTGTGTAGGGTTGGCATTGCCAGAGAGGGAAGACTCTTGGTTAGGGTTGGTTTGAATTGGGTGACCATGATGAAGGGGAAGGTATCGGTAGCGTTCACGTTGCACGGTCGCTTTTTCGAAGTAAACTAGTATAATTGGCCATCGACCATGATCTTCCTCTATTTAAACAAAGCAACAGTTCCAAGGCCATGGTCGCCATGTGCGAGTACTTGGCGAATAAGTTGGTCCGCTGTGCGTCAAATCCTGCATGAGGACACTCACCACCAGGAATTGATAGGAACCGAGGTTAATGCACACAGCAAGGGATAGCGGTGAAGAGTCAGAGTATTTCCCAGGTCTACTAACGTGTTCGAGGCATCTCAAACGAGAGTCTGCATGGTGGCGAAGCCATGTTAACCAATTTGGTAAGACTCTTGGGATACCGCCCGCGAGGCTGTTACCTGTTTGGGGAATGAGCTTCACCACTGGATCTTCGCCAAGTGGAGTCCGGCTTTTAGGCGGCCCCtggttttattatatctatcttctttgttctcggGCATACCGCTATAGGCGTACATCACTGTCCTTGTACAGTAGTTCCCCAATAGAGCGCTGAGGACTCGGGCAGCCCTGCCATGTCCACCATATAAGCAGGCGGACCCTTGCACATCCCCTGTCCTGTGCTGTGCTCTGTACACATTTGCCTCTACGTAATGAGCTACTTCTTGTGAGATGGAGGGACTTCTAGGATTTACGGGAGGAGAGATCCTCCACCGGCGTCTCATCGGCCACGGTGTGGACCACATCTGTAAGTGACTCGTTTAGGGCATATTAGCCCCATCTAATTCGTGGTTTAGTTGGACACCCAAAGGCAGGCGCTTTAGCATTGTTTCGGGATGTGTACAAGTCTACTGTCATTCGTTTTGTTCCATCGCGTCATGAACGAGGTGCCGGCCACATGGCTGAGGGCTACGCCAAGGCAACCCGAAGACCAGGCGTGGTCTTTGTGAGCACTGACCCCAGTAGCTCCAACATAATCAGTCCAATGCTGGATGGCCTTCTGGATGGAACACCTATGGTGGTGATCTGTGGCCAGGTCCCTGCCACTCAAGAAACCAACTCCCTCCAGGAGGAAAAGTCCATGGAGCGGATCGGAGCATGTATGAAGTGGCGTGCGCGTGTGCAACGACTGAGCGAGTTACCTGGTGCGATTGATGCGGTCTTCCTTCATGCCACCAGCAAACAGCCTGGGCCGACTCTCTTAGACATCTCTTCTGAAATCGGTGAAGCGATCTTTGACTCACAGGCCCTAGAAGAGTTACCGAGAGTGGCGCTGATGGTCGAGAAAGTGCACGAGAAAGATTGCATCGTTGCCCCGCCAATAGTCGACGCTCGCTTTCTGTATGAGAGGATTTTCCATGTGGCCGACATGATCAACCAGTCCAGACACCCGGTGATCTGTGCAGGAAATGGCGTCCTCGCTTCGGCGCGGGGGTGCACGCTGTTGTCCAAGATAGCTAAAAAAGCTCAGATCCCCGTGGCAACCACACTACTCGGTTTGGGTTCCTTCGATGAAACTCGCGAAGAGGCCTTGCACATGATTGGTACATATGGCGCTCCGTATGCCAATTGCGCGATCCAAAATGCCGACTTACTCATTGTTATCGGGGCCAGATTGGACGAGCGCGCAGTAGGCGATGCAGATGGGTTTGCGCCCAAAGCCCTGGATAGGGAgggcggaggaagaggcatCGTACATTTTGACATCGATGCAGGTAAACTTGGGAAAGTCATCGAACCTACAGAGATCATTCTCGGCGACCTGTCAGAGACCTTGCCCGTTTTACTCTCCTTCTTAATTCCTGTGGAGGATCGAGTTCGATGGTTGGACCAGATCCAGATTTGGAAAAGGCTGTATACCATCGAAGAGCCTACAGGTAGGGCAAAACATCGCCCGTGCCCTCAACAGGTTGTGGCCGAGCTCAACCGCCAAACAACCCCCATGAAGAGCAGCATAACTGTGACCACCAGCGTCGGTCAGAATCAAATGTGGACGTCCCAACATTTCCGTTGTACACATCCACATTCCCTGATCACTTCTGGCAGCCTGACCACGATGGGGTTTGGCGTACCGGCTGCCATTGGGGCTAAGTTAGCTCTCCCCGATCAACAAGTCATTGCCGTGGACGGCGATGCCTCCTTTTGCACCACGATGGAAGAGCTCATGACCGCGTTGCTACATCAAGTACAGATCAAGGTGATCGTCTTTAACAATCGGCAACAAGCTATTCTGTCGCAATTACAGAGCGCGTACGGTGCGAAAGCTTGTTGTGATGCCCGAATGAGCCCAGACTTTGATCGCTTAGCCAGGAGCATGGGCTGCCAGGGTCAACGATGCGATCGCGTTGAAGAACTTCCACACGCTATCTACTGGTTATTACGCTGTCGGGGGCCGGCATTGCTAGATGTAGCCATCCGTCAGCCTGACATGGTTTCGATCGCAGCAAATGGGACACAGATGGACACCGTGGCATGGGCATGATTCTGTATATTATCTCGAGCTTATCGTTAGTCCATTGGATATCCacaaatattaataattcgTTCACCAAATTGAGGTGCCATCGCGTCAAGGTAACATATGCCCCTGTCCTCGTACAGGGCAACTATACGCCTAGACTCATCCATGTAAGGAATGTGTCACTCTTACTGTCGAGCAGTCGTATAACCCAACATAGAAGTTCCCAGATCTGTTAAAGTAACGGGGCGGTCGCAATCTAGTTGATTGTCCACAGGGGTTACCACTTGAAGTAGGACGCGGGTCAGGGCCAAAGCGTCGTCTATCTTGCAACGGGTAGAAGATTGAATTGGTGGATACCCGAGGTTAAAACATTTTCGGAAGGAGTCTTCAAATCGACAGGTCACGTCGAAGGCTTACCTCACCTCTCAATGCCACCGAAGGAATGAGATACATAATCTTGACGTTGTTCTCGAGCAACAGTCATACGGAACGGTGCCACGGTAGCATTCCGCACTGACCACCGTGTCAACTTCTACCCAAGACCGGCAATAATACGAGAGTAATATCCACATTCTCTGGATGCTTGCAGATCCGGGGACGAGGTTCCCCGCGTTACATGCGGAGAAGTGGAGGTGGAAGCTTGAGACTTCGTGGGGggttttcttcgtcttgacAATTATAACTACATAGTCGCAAGGGGTCCACTATAATGATTTTTAGAAACGATAATGCATGATTATATATCACTATACCGCTACCAGTGAGTACTCTGTACTATCCACGATCGCTCCTCAGCTTAGATCCACTTAGAGTAATAGCTAGTACCTACATAGCCACTGCTTTCATATAGAGGATGTAACGACCTCCCTATGGAAGGTCAGCAACTCTCAGCTACTCTAGCCTACCGCTACTTACAACTACAAATTcaaaactatataaaatgTTAGGCAACTGTGCCTTGAGAGATGGGAGATACGCGGAAGCTAAACGGGCGTTCAGCACAGCTATTATTGGGCCGCCAGCAGTGGCCTGCGGGATAATTGTTCTCTCGGGCATCCACCGTGACACTActtatactactagtaattcCCAGTTAAGCCATTATGTACCAGTTCACTACAACAGACATTTTATGTTCCTAACAAGAGTAAAACTTCCCACCCAATTCGCTCGGCCTCTTTCACTGTCCAAGACTTAATTGAGTGATTACTAGGATCGTGTTAATCTCTGTGGAGCGGTTCGCTTAGAGATCGGGAGTAGAACTATCAGAACCACTTGCCAAGGGTGGTCCAATGATAACTTCTATACAGATGGCAAAAATTCGTAAAAGGCAATAATAGACAAGCACATCCACGGAATCAGCACGATCCTATCGCACCCGACCATAGTATCTACTCAGCTCAACACTCCCCAGCTGAAAGATCGTTGAAGCACGGCTGCCCCAACGAAGTCAATTTGCGAGAATGAGTCGTCTGCCTGGGAGGAGGGGTACGAGGGTGAATCGTGGTAGTACATAATCTAGGAGGGCTTCCTTTGGTATATCTCTCTCCTAAAATTCCATCATCTCCCACTACGGTCCGCTAGTTTTGGTCGATACCTCTTAGTTCAAGATATACGCATTGCGTACATATAACTCCAGCCAAGATGCTCCCTTAGTcaagataattaataatgtTGTTGACCGAGTCAACAATGAcacggagaagatcaagagcGCTGAGCGAGGTTGGTTGAACCAATGCCCCAACTCTTCTTACCCGAGAAAGAAGTACCAAGTAGAGCTCACCAAAAACAGCCGAGGAGGATATCTTGGATGAATGGTCATCGGAGCTAGATCGTGTGACTGGCGTTAAAGAAGTTGAACAATATGTTCAATCGCTTTACCAACGGTGACTGGCAGTCCCGACTGGAGCGATGGAcggatgatgatatcgaagatGTTGGGGACAATCTCGATAAGGTAGGCATATTGTCACCGCAATTGAGCTTTTGGTCCCAAACCTAACGAGGATGGGCGATACGGCAGTTGATGACGGCGTTGGATAACTACACGAATGCTTTTCTGGATAAGGCGCCCGCGCAGGACAACTGGCCAGGAATTGGACCGGAAATATCGGAGGCATTTCGGGAACTTGCTCAGACTGCCTTGGTAAGATACAGAAGTCCCCTGGGGTATATGCATAATGGAGCTCATTGAATAAGTAGAAAATGCGTGAAACTATACCATGGTACCTATTTGGAGATGACCAAGTAGCAGCGACTGAAGCCGAGAAGGATCGCAGTGCAGAAGATATCGCGGATGAACTTAACGACCCGTTCTACTTCAGCCAGAAACTGTTTCCTGAAAACATCAAGCTGCAAAGGTGCACCGCGCTTAATTTAACAATCACTTTATGCGTGATAGCCTGGAATCCCcctgaagaggaagcaaagcaTGAAGATGCCGGCCCTGATATGTGGCAGTTATGCACCTCCCCTCGCATGATCGCTTTCTTTGCTACTTACGGTGCAAGTGAGGCGGTAGCCGGGTACTTTGGGAAAGGTGCCTTTTCTGCTGAGAAGTTGCAGCTTTCTGGCCGAGACACCCGCGAGGCAGACTTCTGGCAGCACTGGTGATGGTCGAGAGGCTCGACTGAATGGGTATGAAAGTAGCGACTCTAGCAGCTTGAATGGCATATCAGAAATGAGGCCATATTCAGAAGCTGATCGCAGGAGTTCCTTGAAAGGAATTGTTATGACACACTGGTACCACACCGACAAATCTAAGTGAAACTAAGACGTGGAAATACTGTGACGTTTTATTGATTCTCCGATGACATGACGATTCAGTGGGAAAGCCTAAGATGATTATTCTTGAACTTCCGTATAAGTCTGATGAGTCAGTGAGCCTTTGGTAACTGCCCGCTGTTTTGAATATTGATGGATACCTCTTCAGCATAAGTCTCTGTCAACAAGGtgatttatttagtttaCATTCCGAGCTTCGCCAGTTGCACATACAACGGGATCATATAACTCGAATAGATCCACTTTTGTATACACACTATGTGCTCAGAAACCTACCTCAGCAGTAGTCCAAGATGACGATTTTTGGGAAATACCGTACTTCGTAAAGACTCGTCCAAATGCAGAGCAACGGAACCTCTCCACGACAGCGCCTGAAACTACAATTTCATTGACAGCAAGAAAAGACCCATGGACACCAACGCTGAAAGATGTCAAATAACAATTTCCATTACAAGAAACCAAACCATCAAAGAAACCACCGGAACTCAGGACTAGCAGGACCATCTCTCAACCGCTCGGTAGGCACATCCTGCGCTCTAACCGTCACTCCATCCCTGCGATCGCGCCTCTTATTATCAAGCCACATGTAAATCCCCAAGCACCCTGCCAATGCGGCCCCAGTGGCCCCAAACGCCCCGACTGTGATCAATGCCGGCATGTACTTGGGCTTATCCTGACTGCGGAAGACATTGCTGCTCACCAAACCCATCAGATTGGCCAGTGGCACACCGATACTGGTAAGTAGCACACGACGACCTTCGTGCGCGATGTTGTTGTTATACCATGTACTCAGCAACACGGACGGGGCGGAAGTTCCCCAGGTCATCATAAAAGTTGCGAAATACGCGACGCGGATCTGAGCTTGCACGTCATCGATGGAAGCATAGATCATGAAACCGGCGAATGTGAGGAGAAATCCGAGTACGATGAAAGGCGAACGGAGACGGACTGCATCGGAGCAGAATGCCAGGATCAGCAGCATGACTGCACCGGTGACGTTTGGAGCGACTGTGTATAGGTTCGTCTTGACGGTGCTGTAGCCAAGTCGCTGGACAATCTGGGGTAAGAAAAGGGCGACACCTTGGATGGGGACTCCCAGACAGATTTCAATGCAGAGCCATACGTAAGTGCTAGGGTGCTTAAAGATGCCGAGGGCTTCGCGGAAACGAAATTCTTCGTTCACTACCGCACTCGAATCGACTTGGATACGATGCAAGGCGAGGGCTTTCTCGTCGTCTGAGAGGAACTTTGCTTCCGCGGCGCTGCGGGGGAGGTACCAGAATGCgaatatggagaagaggaCAGTTACTCCGCCCTCGATGATGAATAGATAGCGCCAGTTAGGAATGCTGGAGTGTTTAATTTGGAATACGCCGAATGCGATCAGGCCGGAGAAGGCATTGGCGATATTGGACGCCGCGTAGAAGATGGCTAGTCGTCTGGCGAGCTCACCGCGACGGTAAAAGGTCGTCAGATAGTAGATCACCAGCGGGAAAAATGCCGCTTCTGACATTCCTAGGAACCATCGGAGTGCGAACATCCCACCAAAATTCTTGGTCGCAGACGATAGGAGGGTGAAAGAACCAAAGCTAAACATGAGAATGGGTAGCACTCTGGCAGGGCTAAATCGTTTGCCCAACATCGCGAACGGCGGCGCAAAAATGACATATGGAACAAAGAATATGGACAGGAGGAGGTTGTATTGGTTAGGTTTGAAGTTGAGATCTATCAATTAGCTTAAGATAAGCTGGGGTTCGATCTGAGCCTTACCATCGCTCATCCCATCAGTTTCCGCATTTCCCAAATTTCCTTTATCCAAAGCATTGAACAGATCTAGTTCATCAGTATAAAATTTGGTTAAACTTTTGCCGAGACTTACACATAACGGCCAATATAGGAAGCAATCGCAGATCAAATCGTCGGCACAAAGCTCGTTCAGCTTTGTGATCAACCACTCTGACTACATCTTCGACTACACCTGGAGCAGATGCATAGGCACCCAACTTGTTAGTGTCATTGTCATCCAGTGAAGCATTCCGTCCAGCGGACTTGAACGTATCATGTCGCTCCAAGTCGGATGAAGGAACACTTTTCGATGCCATGATCCTGCCGCCAGCggtgggagaggaagatggagagggaaagaatagaaaaatgGGCGAATAACGGAATCAACCTGATGTAAGGGGTGCAGATTGTTCAGGTTTTTGTGACCCTCGCAAAGGCTGCAGGTTTAAAAAGCTTCTCCTCACATCGTCATGCAGGTCGGAAGGCAGAGTATCATCGTCATGGGTGATAAGAGCAGGGTCGCAACCTtaccagaagaagacgatgataaGCGACTGAAACCCCTGTGCCTTGACCTCCAATGGGCCAAAGACGGAGGCCACCCCCACGCTAACCTCCGcatcttcttgttgttggacGAATCCGGCGATCGTCGACGTTACATAGGTTGCATTGGCCGACGTCTCGGCGCCGCCGTGATTTGGTATCTTATCATTTGGAATGCTGTCGGCAACTTAATCTTGCTGCTCCGGTACTACCCTCGGCAGTGTCTTACACCGTGTAATAAATCCATTCATTATCATCCAATGCGTGCTAACTTTCTATTTACATGATATGGTGAATATTGGGCTCGTTATTATTGTTGTCTGGGTTGCTCATCGACTCTCTTTCACTTGCGCCTTAGGGTTTGTGTCCAAAAGCGGAAGCAGATCCAGTGACCTTTACACCCTTTACAACATCCGGAACGACAACACGTTCAACTGTAGTACCTAGTTCCATAATAATCCGTCCAAGGTGCTCGAAATATAATGTATCACCTACTTTCTCCGTTGCTCAGCATCAGCACGAATGCCTGCTTCCGCCCGTTCCTTCCAACTCGCCTCCCAACGAGATAATGCCGGTCGCCCTTCAACGACATCATCGCTAGCCCACTGCATTCTAGCCTGATCCAATGGCCAATCCGTCTCTCCATCGGGGCAGATGATATAGAACGAGCCCTTCTCTACTCCATCGACGAGTACCTCCGCAGCTTGGCTAGGGAACCACGCTCcagccatcttcttcacattcTCCTCCTGTGTAGGCCCAACATTTCCCATTAGTCCAGTCCAGGTCCATCCCGGAACAAACAGATGTGCAGATATATGTGCAGTCGCGGGATCCGACCGAAGATCGTGAGCGAGGTGCTCCGTGAGGTTCTTGATGGCGGCCTTCGAGGCATTGTACGCTGGGGCGCCACCTCCTGGGGGGTTTGTGATTCCTTGCTTGGAGCCTGTGATAACGACGGACCTAGGTGTGTTGGTTGATAGAAGCAACGGGAGAATGGCCTCGATGCCGTTCAGCGGTCCGAAGACATTAGTGTCGAATGTCTGTTTCAATCAGTTCAGTCCCACAGCTTCCAAATACAACACAATTGTACAGACCTTCTTCCAGGACTCAACATCTGCCCATGGCTTCAGTTTTCCTTCATACTGGCTCTGCGCTCTCTGTGGCCTTGCCGCATTCAAGAACACGAGATCCACTCCACTGAATGCCGACTTTATGGAATTTGCAACTTCAGACCACCTGTTCTTATCCCCAACATCTATCTCGTACGACTCGGTCTTGAGTGAAGGGTCAGTGGCAGCAAGTTCATCTTTCGCTTTGTGAAGGTTGGCAGCATCGATGTCGAGCAACGCAAGGTGCATGCCCCGACTCCGACAGAGCTTAGCGGTCGCGAAACCGATTCCGGAGGCCGCGCCGGTTATAAGGGCGGTTTTCTGGGCTTGGAAGATAGACATTATGACTTTTGTCTTTACTGACTAACACTCAATGCGGCAGACGGAACTTGGTGGCTGGGAGATGAGGAGGCATATATCCTCTGATTGTTCCCCGCTTCATCCCGGAGTTTGCGGAGATAACTGTGGACCAGCATAAGCAGTCATAAAGTAATGCATTATAGAAACATCTTTATACCTATGGATCTTCCATCTAGTAAACATGCTATAATATTCAATGCCCTAAGAAGTAGAACAGTTTTATCTGTGAGTGTGCACAGTGGGCTTCGTTTACATCCCAATTAGGGTACTGCTACCCCAGGAAAGTCACGCCGATTATTTGCGGAGAAACAGTTACCGTGTCGATCACAAATTTGCCGGCAACTATGTGTAAGGAGCCTGAACAGGATTTTTTGACCAGCTTTTACTGGTCCTTCAAATGATATATGCGAAAGAGACGTTATTTAGCCGGTTTAGCCGGTTCAAGCTTCAGGAAATGCGGAGGAACGGAGGTCTACCGGCTTTGCGATCTACAATAGGCTTGAAGATTACCCCAGGTTTTGAGTCCCTGAGTATATATAGGCTACCCAAGTCTTGACAGTGGAGAACAAGGCTAGCACAAATTGTGTAGCGGATATTACAGTTCAGAACTTCAATCATGTTACTACATGTTTTCGTTCGTATTTTTTCCCTACTCCTCCTAGCTCGGATAGCATGGTCCTATCCTCTTAGTTCATCGATAGGCCAACGGAACAATGTACTCTTTCGAAATTCAGATACTCACTGGGTCAGCATATGGACTGCCATGCCTCAGTTGACCGAGCCAGCCAATCTACCTCCACCTCCCTATGTATGAAACTCTCCTAGAAGTCCGACACTCAGTCTCTAACACTGCCAGAACTCCTCAACATACATATTTCAAAATACTACCATCCGCCAGACCATTCGTGTCACCCAACCAGGTCATGAGATTCGTTTACGCTTGTCTAATGCATTCGGCCTGGAAGATCTTTCAGTGACCAAAGTTGCAGTCAGTCTACCCGTAGACCAGAAGCTCGGGACGAGTGCGATTCAGTCCAATACCACGAAGGATGTTCTCTTCAGCGGTAGCGCAGACATAGTCATCCCGAATGGAGGTTTAGTCGTTTCAGACCCCATTGCATTCCCGGTGAAAGCGCAAGATACGCTCACTATCGACATCTATCTGGAACAGGGTCAGGGTGGAGGTGCAATTACCTCCCATCCAGGAAGTAGAACAACATCATGGATGAGCTTGGGTGACTGGGTCGGAAAAAGGAATCTAACAGACTCTTCGGTGGAGAGTGTTGATCACTGGTTAGTAACCTTGCTTACGCTGAGCCGCTGAACATGAAATTAACAGCCTGATAGGTATTTTATCAGCGCCATTGAAGCTCACCTCCCATCCACGAGCCGCAGCTGCGCAATCATTGGCGACAGCATCACCGACGGACGAGGAAGCGATACGAACAAGAACAACCGGTAAGCAGCAGACCTATTACACCAACCCAGGCATAGCTAACAAATCCAGCTGGCCCGACCTCCTCCTAACCCGCATGCAGCAAACCCCAACGACCAATTCAATTGCTCTCCTCAACCAAGCAGCAGGTGGCAACCGAATCCTCGCAGATGGGCTCGGCCCAAACGTAATCAGTCGCATTGACCGCGACGCCCTAGCTCAGTCCGGCGTCCGATACGCTATTATCTTTGAAGGCGTCAATGACATCGGAGTCGCTGATGCCGACCCAGAGgtccagaagaagatcggcGATAGACTTATCGTTGCCTATCAGCAGATCGTGACCCGTCTCCACGCAGCCAGCATTCCTGTGTTCGGGGCTACTATAACGCCCTTTGGTGCACCAGCTAATGCTTCTGATGTACAACCCTACTCGGACCCTGTAAGGGAGGACACGCGTCAGAGAATTAACGAATGGATAAGGACGAGTGGTGTGTTTGATGCTGTTTTGGATTTTGATCAAGTGCTTAGAGATCCTGAGGCACCGGCACAACTTGCAGATGAGTACGATTCGGGCGATTATTTACACCCGAATGTAGCGGGCTATCAAGCGCTGGCGGATTATTTTCCTATGGATTTGTTTGAGGAGTACAGAAGCTAGGACTCGAGGTGTTGAAAATATTAACAGGACTGCTGCTGATTATGAGTTGTTGGGATCAGGCCTCTGTAACAACATCGCAACTGGAGGTAGTACTTATCCAAATATAGGCCTTGGTAggcttctttgtctttcagTAGGAGTACTCTTGCCGTACTTTTATTAAGTTGGATTTGTAAAACGAGGACCTGTGAATTCCCGCTTATGTTCGTTTTACCGTTTCTGGTGCCGATACGCCGTACTGTAAACACCGCCCGCCTGGCTTCCCAATATAA
This DNA window, taken from Aspergillus flavus chromosome 5, complete sequence, encodes the following:
- a CDS encoding SGNH hydrolase-type esterase domain-containing protein, with protein sequence MLLHVFVRIFSLLLLARIAWSYPLSSSIGQRNNVLFRNSDTHWVSIWTAMPQLTEPANLPPPPYNSSTYIFQNTTIRQTIRVTQPGHEIRLRLSNAFGLEDLSVTKVAVSLPVDQKLGTSAIQSNTTKDVLFSGSADIVIPNGGLVVSDPIAFPVKAQDTLTIDIYLEQGQGGGAITSHPGSRTTSWMSLGDWVGKRNLTDSSVESVDHWYFISAIEAHLPSTSRSCAIIGDSITDGRGSDTNKNNRWPDLLLTRMQQTPTTNSIALLNQAAGGNRILADGLGPNVISRIDRDALAQSGVRYAIIFEGVNDIGVADADPEVQKKIGDRLIVAYQQIVTRLHAASIPVFGATITPFGAPANASDVQPYSDPVREDTRQRINEWIRTSGVFDAVLDFDQVLRDPEAPAQLADEYDSGDYLHPNVAGYQALADYFPMDLFEEYRS
- a CDS encoding short chain dehydrogenase/reductase; its protein translation is MSIFQAQKTALITGAASGIGFATAKLCRSRGMHLALLDIDAANLHKAKDELAATDPSLKTESYEIDVGDKNRWSEVANSIKSAFSGVDLVFLNAARPQRAQSQYEGKLKPWADVESWKKVFDTNVFGPLNGIEAILPLLLSTNTPRSVVITGSKQGITNPPGGGAPAYNASKAAIKNLTEHLAHDLRSDPATAHISAHLFVPGWTWTGLMGNVGPTQEENVKKMAGAWFPSQAAEVLVDGVEKGSFYIICPDGETDWPLDQARMQWASDDVVEGRPALSRWEASWKERAEAGIRADAEQRRK
- a CDS encoding alpha-acetolactate decarboxylase; amino-acid sequence: MVTQFKPTLTKSLPSLAMPTLHTALAPLLPSKQNSFLSVRVDGVFNQVAFRVMPAPLREKQPLFDLSRRQQLQSAHNVRGLLFGFWSPGCSNGFNIAGFHLHFISDDRTAGGHVTGFEAWDVKLSVGVLKDYVVELPQDEDFLGVPIRSYEEDQNLS
- a CDS encoding acetolactate synthase catalytic subunit, whose protein sequence is MEGLLGFTGGEILHRRLIGHGVDHIFGHPKAGALALFRDVYKSTVIRFVPSRHERGAGHMAEGYAKATRRPGVVFVSTDPSSSNIISPMLDGLLDGTPMVVICGQVPATQETNSLQEEKSMERIGACMKWRARVQRLSELPGAIDAVFLHATSKQPGPTLLDISSEIGEAIFDSQALEELPRVALMVEKVHEKDCIVAPPIVDARFLYERIFHVADMINQSRHPVICAGNGVLASARGCTLLSKIAKKAQIPVATTLLGLGSFDETREEALHMIGTYGAPYANCAIQNADLLIVIGARLDERAVGDADGFAPKALDREGGGRGIVHFDIDAGKLGKVIEPTEIILGDLSETLPVLLSFLIPVEDRVRWLDQIQIWKRLYTIEEPTGRAKHRPCPQQVVAELNRQTTPMKSSITVTTSVGQNQMWTSQHFRCTHPHSLITSGSLTTMGFGVPAAIGAKLALPDQQVIAVDGDASFCTTMEELMTALLHQVQIKVIVFNNRQQAILSQLQSAYGAKACCDARMSPDFDRLARSMGCQGQRCDRVEELPHAIYWLLRCRGPALLDVAIRQPDMVSIAANGTQMDTVAWA
- a CDS encoding putative MFS transporter — translated: MASKSVPSSDLERHDTFKSAGRNASLDDNDTNKLGAYASAPGVVEDVVRVVDHKAERALCRRFDLRLLPILAVMYLFNALDKGNLGNAETDGMSDDLNFKPNQYNLLLSIFFVPYVIFAPPFAMLGKRFSPARVLPILMFSFGSFTLLSSATKNFGGMFALRWFLGMSEAAFFPLVIYYLTTFYRRGELARRLAIFYAASNIANAFSGLIAFGVFQIKHSSIPNWRYLFIIEGGVTVLFSIFAFWYLPRSAAEAKFLSDDEKALALHRIQVDSSAVVNEEFRFREALGIFKHPSTYVWLCIEICLGVPIQGVALFLPQIVQRLGYSTVKTNLYTVAPNVTGAVMLLILAFCSDAVRLRSPFIVLGFLLTFAGFMIYASIDDVQAQIRVAYFATFMMTWGTSAPSVLLSTWYNNNIAHEGRRVLLTSIGVPLANLMGLVSSNVFRSQDKPKYMPALITVGAFGATGAALAGCLGIYMWLDNKRRDRRDGVTVRAQDVPTERLRDGPASPEFRWFL